Genomic segment of Betaproteobacteria bacterium:
GATACTTCGGCAGCCGAATCTTCCGCCCTGTTCACGCCGGGCCGTAACTGCGCGCATGTCGCGCGCGCCGCCCGCGCGACCCCGCTGGTGGACGCCGAATCGTACTTCAGCGCCTTCGCCCGCGCCGCCGAGCATGCGCACGATTCGATCATCATATTGGCGTGGGATTTCGACAGCCGCACGCCGCTCGATTTCGATGGGGCCGGGCCTCAGCCGGCGGTGCTGCTCGGGGATCTTCTGAACGACCTGGTCCGCCGCAGGCCGCGGCTGCGCATCTATGTGTTGATCTGGGACTATCCCATGATCTTCGGCACCGACCGCGAGACTCGGCCGATCTACGGCCTGGGCTGGAAGCCACGCCGGCGCGTGCACTTGCGTTACGACAATACGCACCTCGCCGGCGGTTCGCATCATCAGAAGATCGTGGTGATCGACGACACCGTGGCGTTCTGCGGCGGGCTCGATCTCACCACCAAGCGCTGGGATACCTGCCGGCACGAGGCGAACGATCCGCGGCGCAATGTGGAAGGTTCCCCCTACCCGCCATTCCACGATGCCATGATCGCGGTGGATGGCGAAGCGGCGCGGGCACTGGGGCGCGTGGCTCGCGACCGCTGGCACAAGGCGACCCGATACGTCATTCCAGCGGCACAGTCCGATCGCGATGCCTGGCCCGAAGGCCTCGAGTCAGTGTTTCGGGACGTCGATGTCGCGATCTCGCGCACCATCCCGAAGTCCGATGCTGCCGAGGGCGTGCGCGAAGTCGAAGCGCTGTACGTGGATATGATTCGTGCCGCCAAGCACTACGTCTACCTCGAGAATCAGTACTTCACCTCGGATACGATCCGAGCCGCGCTGAGCGAACGCCTGGCCGAGCCCGATCCGCCCGAGATCGCCGTCGTCACGCGGCGCCTGAGCCATGGCTGGCTGGAAGAAGCGACCATGACGGCACTGCGCATCCACCTCGTCAAATCGCTGCGCGAGGCCGACAAGGCGGGATGCTTCGAGGCCTATTACCCGCACACGCCCGGCTTGCAGGAGGCCACCTGCATCGATGTGCACTCGAAGATCGCGATCACGGACGATCGCTGGCTTCGCATCGGTTCGGCGAACCTGTCGAATCGCTCGATGGGCGTGGATACCGAATGCGACCTCACGGTCGACGCCGGCGCCGATCCGGAAAAGACAGCTGCCGTCCGTGGCTTTCGCGATACGCTGTTGAGCGAGCATCTGGGCGTGAGTCCGCAGCAACTGCGTGTCGAGCTCGAAGCGCAGGGTTCGATGCACGCGGCGATTCGACGGCTGCAATGCGAGCAGCGCACGCTGCGCCGGCTGGAGGACGACGACGAGCCGGCAGGCACCGCCGCGCTTGCGGCCGTGGCCGATCCCGAGCAGCCGGTATCGCTCGATCGGCTGATCGAGCTCTTCTCGCCCGATACGCAGAAGCGCCGTTCCGGGCCGCAGTGGAGCAGGATCGTCCCGTTCGCCCTCCTGCTGCTCGCCTTGTTCCTGGCCTGGCGCTATACGCCGCTCGCCGACTGGTTCACCGCCGAGCGCGTCATGGGATGGGCGCGGGCCTCGGCGGGCGTGAGCTGGTCGCCGATCGTGGTGATCCTCGCCTACGTTCCCGTCGCCTTCACGATGTTTCCACGCCCGCTGCTCACCCTGTTCGCGGTGGTGGCCTATGGACCGGCCATGGGATTTGCCGTCGGTATGGCCGGGCTCGTCCTGTCGGGCGCAGTGGCCTATGGCACCGGACGCGCCGTATCGCGCGATACCGTGCGCCGCATTGCGGGCAAGCGGCTCAATCGCACCAGCGAGGTGTTGCGAAGGCGCGGATTGACCGCGTCCATCGCGGTCAGCATCGCGCCGGTCGCGCCGTTCGTGGTCGTCGGTGTCGTGTCGGGCGCGGTTCGCCTGCGGGCGTGGCAATACCTTCTCGGCATTGTGATCGGCAACATCCCGGGCTTGCTCGTGACCACCTTTTTCGGCAACCAGATCGCTGCGGCGCTGGAAGATCCTTCGCGCATCAACTACTGGCTGGTGGCAGCAGCGATCCTGGTGATGATCGCGCTCGCCGTGGTGGTGCGCCGCTGGGTACAGCGCGTGGAAGCCGAAGACAGGCAGGCGCGCGGTAATTCGGACGCCCGGCGCCTGCCTGCGGGGACTGCCGCCGCTTCGGCGGGTTAGGTCACGGCCCGCGCCGGCGCGATCGGCGGTACGCGGCGCCCACCAGGCCGAGGCCGGCAAGCAACAACGCCCATTCGGATGGCTCCGGGACGAGCGCGAAATTGGTTTGACTGAATGCCGCGAGCGAGTCAGGCTGGCCGATCAGGTTGGCCATGCGCGCGAGTATCCTCAGGTCCGCGGTGTCGTCGCTCAAGTCGGGCGAGAATACCAGCCGCGGCAGATTCAGCCCGCTGTTGAAGTAGACGAACACACCGGGCGCGGACTCGGTGATCTGGTCGGCGATGAGGTTCGCTGCGTTACCGGCGCCGAAGGGCGTCAAGGGATCGGCATCGTTGTCCGTCGTGCGCAACACGACCACGTTCACGCCCGAGGCCGGCAGGTTGGGCGCCAGGTCGTTATGGAGGCTCAGCGTCTTCATTCCGAATCGGCCCGTGTGGAACACGAACACATCGCTGGCTGTGGAAAAGCTGAGCGGGAGCCCTGGACCACCGACGATCTGCCTTCCGGCAAGGATCGGCGCGTCGCTGCCTGCGAACGGGTCGGTATCGAAGAGGAACTGGACGGCGCTCGCCGGCGTGGCGGAAAACGACAACGCGATGACTGCAGCAACGGTCGCTGATTTCATTGCCCCTCCTTCATGAGGACGAATGTCCGAAGCGCGCCCCCATGCTGAGTTGCGCCCGGTAGCGCGTCAAGCCCAGGACTGAGCAGTATTTGGCAGGTGCGCTGCTGTCCCGGAAGGAAAATCCCTCCCGCCGCAACGATCGCATCACGCGGCTGCAGAAAGGCGACGACGGATCCGGGAGAGGTGCAGTGGAAGACTTGGAGGCGCGAGCCGGAATCGAACCGACGTGGAAGGATTTGCAGTCCTCTGCATAACCACTCTGCCATCGCGCCCTGAAACAAAAACGGGGAAAGTCGGACCTTTCCCCGTGCTGTTCGGTCGAGCGGGAACCGAGTCTCGAACTCCCGCTCCATTTTCCTTGCCGGCGTTGGATTTTTTCGTCCACGCCCAACGCCGTCAATGTAGCAAATTATGTACTACCGCGAGTAGGCTTGGCAACACCGCGACTTGCGGCTACCTCGACATTGGCCATTCTTTGCACCCTGCGACTCACCCATGGAAAACTTTCGAGCGCTGAATACATTCGTACGAATCGTACGGGGCGGAAGCTTCAGCAAGGCGGCGAGAGAGCTTGGCATTTCTCCGCAAGCGGTCAGCAACCAGATTCGATCTCTCGAACGTTGGGTCGGCGTGCGCCTGTTCAATCGCACCACGCGCAAGATCAGCCTGACGGAAGAGGGACTACGCTTCTATACCACTTGCGTGAGTGCAATCGATGCGATCGACGAAGGGGTGCGCAACCTGCACGAAGCCAGTGAGGAAGTTTTCGGCACGGTACGCCTGGCCGCGCCTCATGGCTTGAGCTGGCGATTGGTCGCGCCGCTGATCGGCCGTTTCCTGACGATGCACCCGCGGCTCTCCATCGAGCTGATCGTCCAAAACCGCCTGCCCGACTTGGTCGCGCAAGGCATCGACGTCGGCGTGCTCGGGGATCCGTTGCCTGAAAGCTCCATGGTGGCGCGGCGCTTCGGCAGCGTCCAACTCGTCTTGTGCGCGACACCGGCATACCTGCGGAAGAACGGAACTCCGCAGCGCGTGGAAGATCTGGCGCATCACCAGTGCATCAACTTCCGAAACTGGATCACCGACAAGGTCATCCCATGGACATTCAAGCGAGGCGATAGCGTGCTTGCCGAGACTGTTCCGGCACGCTTCATCACGAACGACGGCGATAGCCAACTGCAGGCTGTATTGAGTGGAGCCGGAATAGCTCAACTATCTTCCTATCGGATCGCACCCTATGTTCGTGCGAATCGGCTAAAACCCTTGCTGCTCGGTCATGTGTCCGAAACCTATGGTCTTTACGTATACCTGCCGAGGCGCAAGCAAGTGCCTAAGAAGGCCCGAGCGCTGGCCGATTTCCTGTTCGAAGAGCTGAGGATCCATCCCGATCTTCAAATCCCTGGAGGCCCGATAAGGACTCCCCGCAGCTAGGCTCTTGCTTAGCGCTACTGGTGGCGAATTGACAAGCATCTATTGAAAAAGAAGCAACGCATTATTCTCTTCTCGTTGTTTCACCCGATGCTAGACTTACGTCCAATTCCAATGGTGCTGGGACTGACGGCGTCTCGCATCGAAACGTCGCGGTAGTCGGAACGCCGACGGCGCGCTTTGACCATGAGTAGGCCCAGGCGGATGAGCTGGCTGGTTTACGTGGACAGCATCCCCACGTGGGTGTGTGCCTCGATGGAGCAGGCGGCCGAGCTCGCCGCTCCGTATGCGGAGGATCAGCGCACCCTCGCAATCGAACAGCGAACGAGCAGCGTCAGTCAGACCTGGCTCTACGATCGCCCCACGCAGCGCTGGGTCGTCGAGGAGTAGGCGATCCGCTGCATTTGTCGGTCGATGAGTTCTCCGGGCCCGCATCGGCTTCGAATTCGGGCTCGCATAGCAGCGGCCTTGGGCCGCTCGGATCGTGCCCGGCCTGTGCCATGTTGCGGGTACTGTGAGATGCCATGGCGGGCCCGGACAAGCAATCGAGGACTTTCGATGGCTGACCGTGCCCAAAGTGGTTGGCTGTAGAGCCTTTGATCCTTCGTTCTTTACCCTAGAGGATCGGGTTTAATCAGGTTCTTGCCCCGGTCAGCCCTTTTCGCGCCGTTGATAGCCGCAACGCATCCGTCCACCAACCGTACTTCATGAAGATCCGCCGAGAAACGACGGGGCGATGTTCCGCTCGCCCTCAAAACAGCATGGCCAGCCTTCGCTCGACGCTTACCGGCATGCGGAGCGCCGGGCGAGCGTGCATCGTCGCCTGCCTCGCAGCGCTCGTGCTGCTGACCGCCTGCGCGCGCTCCGAAGATGCCGCAGAAGTGACGCCTCGTGCACCCGACGCGGGCTATGTCATCATGAAGTCAGAATCCGTTCCGCTCGTCATCGAGCTCGCCGGACGCACCAGCGCCTACGAAGTCTCCGAGGTGCGTCCCCAGGTCACCGGAATCATTCGCGAGCGTTTGTTCACCGAAGGCTCCGTCGTGCGAGTCGGCCAGACACTTTATCGGATCGATGCGAGCGTCTATCGGGCCACGGAGGCGGAAGCCAAGGCCGATCTTGCAAGCGCCGAAGCGACGCGCGATGCGGCGAACGTGCGCGCTAACCGCTTGCGGCCGCTTGCCGAGATCGAAGCCGTGAGCCAACAAGACTATACGGATGCGGTCGCAAGGGCGCGCGAAGCCGAAGCGGCGATCGCGCAGATACGAGCCCGACTCGAGGCCGTCACCATCGATCTTGGAAATACGAGCGTACCGGCCCCGATCAGCGGTCGTATCGGACGCTCGCTCGTGACCACGGGCGCGCTCGTGACGGCCAATCAGGCGCAAACGCTGGCCATGATTCATCGTCTCGATCCAATGTTCGTGGACATCCAGCAGTCGAGCGCCGATTTTCTGGCCCTTAGGCGCGCGTTGACCAAGGGCGATGTCGTGCCCTCTTCCGCGATGGTGAGCCTCACGCTCGAAGACGGCAGCGCGTACTCGGAGTCCGGCACCCTCCAGTTCGCCGAGGCCATGGTCGATCCGAATACAGGCTCCGTCGTGTTGCGAGCGCGGTTTCCCAACCCGACGGGACTTCTATTGCCGGGCATGTATGTGCGAGCGCGTTTGTCGCAAGCGACCGTGCGCGAGGCGATCCTGGTGCCGCAACAGGGCGTGTCGCGCGACCCGCGAGGCCAGGCAACCGTGATGCTCGTCGGGCCGGACGACAAAGCGGTTCAACGCGTGATCGAAGCCGAACGCACCATCGGCGACAAGTGGCTCGTCCGCAGCGGACTCCGGCCAGGCGATCGTGTGATCACCGAAGGATTGGGGCGTATCCGAGCCGGGCAGGTCGTCAACCCTGTTCCCGCGTCGGCGCCCGCAGCGCGCAACGCGCGGGCCGCGCACGCGCCGACGTGATCTCTCGCGTCTTCATCGATCGACCCGTTTTCGCCTGGGTCATCGCGATCGTCATCATGCTTTCGGGCGTCGGCGCGATCGTCTCGCTGCCTGTCGAGCAATATCCCGACATCGCGCCGCCCACGATCAACATCCGCACGAATTATCCCGGGGCTTCGGCCGAAGCGCTGGAAACGAGCGTGACGCAGATCATCGAGCAGCAGCTCACCGGTATCGACGGGATGATCTACTTCTCGTCGACGTCCGACTCGGCAGGGCGTGTCCGCATGACCGTCACCTTCAACCGCGGGACCGATCCGGATATCGCCCAGGTGCAGGTGCAGAACCGGGTGCAGCAAGGACTCTCGAGACTGCCCGATCAGGTCCGACAGCAGGGCATATCGGTCACCAAGGCCAGCACGGACTTCCTCCTGGTCCTGGCCGTCTACGACGAAACCGGCCTGCGCACCCGCAGCGACGTGTCGGATTACCTGACGTCGACGCTCCAGGATCCGCTCGCGCGCGTGCCTGGTGTCGGCGACGTCAACGTGTTCGGTTCCCCCTATGCGATGCGCATCTGGCTCGACCCGTTCAAGCTGTCCAGCTTTCAATTGATGCCGAGCGACGTCATTGCCGCAGTCGAGGCTCAGAACACTCAGGTGGCCGCCGGGCAGATCGGCGAGCAGCCGGCATTACCTGGTCAAATGCTCAACGCAACGGTCATCGCGCGCTCCCGTCTGACGACGCCGGAGGAGTTTCGCAGTATCGTCGTGAAGACGAAGACCGACGGCTCCAAGGTTCTGCTGCAGGACGTTGCGCGTGTCGAGCTGGGCTCCGAGACCTATACGTTCGCTAGCCGGCTGAATCTCTATCCGGCGGCGGGCATCGCAATTCAGCTCGCTCCGGGGGCCGATGCGCTGGAAACGGCAGAGCTCGTCAAGGCGACGGTCGAGCGCGCGGCCCGCTCCTTTCCCGAGGGACTGAGCTACGCTTACCCGATCGACGCGACCCACTTCATCAGGCTCTCCATCAGGGAAGTGACCAAGACGCTGATCGAGGCGATCGTGCTGGTCGTGATCGTGATGTTCCTGTTTCTGCAGGGCTGGCGCGCGACGCTCATCCCGGCGGTCGCCGTGCCGGTCGTTCTTCTCGGCACGTTCGGTGTGCTGGCTGCCTTCGGTTTCACAATCAACACGCTGACGCTGTTCGGACTGGTGCTATCGATCGGGCTGCTGGTGGACGATGCGATCGTCGTGGTGGAGAACGTCGAGCGCGTCATGCACGAAAACCCCGAGATGTCTGCGCGCGAGGCGACCATCCGCTCGATGGACGAGATCCAGACCGCGCTGATCGCGATCGGCCTGGTGCTCTCCGCCGTGTTCCTGCCGATGGCCTTCTTCGGCGGATCGGTCGGCGAGATCTACCGGCAATTCTCCATCACCGTCGTGTCTTCGATGCTGCTGTCGGTCGTGGTCGCGCTGGTGCTCACGCCAGCGTTGACAGCCACGCTTCTCAAGCAGAACACTCATGCGGGTCGGCAAAAGCGCAGCCGTTTGGTCCGCCTGGCTTCCCACGGCGGCGAGCGCTTCAATGCCTGGTTCCAGCGTAGCGCCGAACGCTACCGACGCGGCGTCGCGGCAATCATCCACCGGCCCGCGCCTGCCATGGTCGTCTACATCGCCACGACCTCGGCGCTCGTCCTGATTTTCGTCGGACTGCCGACAAGCTTTCTTCCCGTGGAAGATCAGGGGCGGGCCCAGATCCAGTTCACGCTACCGCCCGGGGCGACGCAGCAGCGCACCGAGGCAGTCGCTACCGAGATCCAGCATTATTTCCTGACCGATGAAAAGGCCAACGTCTCGGCCGTTTACACGATCACCGGCATCAGCCGGGCGGGTGCGGGACAGAACGCGGGACGCGGCTTCATCGCTCTTGCGCCGTGGGAGCAGCGCGAGGGCCCGGAGAATTCGGCCTCGGCGATCGTCCAGCGCGCATCGCGGGAGCTCGCGCGACTGCGCGACGCGCGCTTCTACGCGCTCAATCCGCCGCCCGTGCGCGGCCTCGGCGACTCGTCGGGGTTCGAGATGCACCTGCTCAACAGCGGCGGATTGAGCCGCGAGGAATTCAAGGCCCGCGCCGAGCAGCTGGTCGAGGCAGCGCAGCACGAGCCCGCCCTGAGCGCCGTGCGCCTGAACACGCTGGAGGACGTGGCAACGCTGCAGATTGCGATCGACGAGGAAAAAGTCGGTGCACTCGGGCTTGCGCAGCGCGATGTCGACGCCACGCTGACCACCGCGTGGGGCGGCAACTACGTGAACGACTTCGTCGACCGCGGGCGCGTGAAGCGCGTCTACGTGCAAGGGGACGCACCGTATCGCAGCCGGCCCGAGGACCTCGCGTCCTGGTTCGTGCGCTCGGCCGACGGCAAGATGACGCCGTTCTCGGCCTTCGCCACGATCTCGTGGGCAAGAGCGCCCACCGCGCTTGCGCGCTTCAACGGTCAGCCGGCGTACGAAATCCAGGGCGAGGCCAGCGCAGGCCGCAGCTCGGGCGACGCAATGGATCGCATTGAAGCGCTTGCGGGACAACTGCCGGGAACGGCAACGGCGTGGAGCGGACTTTCTTACCAGGAGCGGGTTTCGGGCGGTCAGGCACCCCTCCTCTATGCCGTCTCGCTGCTTGTAATCTTCCTATGTCTCGCGGCGCTCTTCGAGAGCTGGTCGATTCCGGCCTCGGTGATGCTCGTCATTCCGCTCGGGCTGGTGGGTGCCGCAATCGCCGTGGCGCTACGCGGTCTGGAAAACGACGTCTATTTTCAGGTTGGGCTTCTCACAACGGCGGGTCTCACCGCGAAGAACGCGATCCTCATCGTGGAGTTCGCAGACCAGGCGCAAAGGCTGGGCAAATCGGCCGCGGAAGCCGCAATCGCGGCAGCCCGGCTGCGACTGCGCCCGATCCTCATGACGAGCTTCGCCTTCATCTTCGGTGTTCTGCCACTCGCCGTGTCGACGGGGGCCGGCGCCCAAAGCCGCATTGCCATCGGTACCGCAGTGATCGGGGGCATGCTCACGGCAACCGTGCTCGCCATCTTTTTCGTCCCCCTGTTCTACGTGTTCGTCCGGCGATGGTTCGGTGGACAGACGAAGCGGGAAGAGGTCGTAGCATGAGTGTGCGCCGTGGCACTCGCATGCGGATCATCGTCGCGCTCGCAATGCTAGGCGGCTGCAGCCTCGCCCCGCAGTACGAGCGGCCGACGCCCGCCATACCGCCGACGTGGCCAGCAGGCGACGCGTATATGAAGACGACTGAGGCGATGCTGCCCAAGTTGAGCTACCGGGACATCTTCCGCGCCCCCGCGCTACAAATTCTCATCGAACGTGCGCTTGCGAACAATCAGGACTTGAAGCTCGCCCTGGCGAATGTCGCGGTGGTACGCGGGCAGCTACGGGTGCAGCGCGCGCAGGTCTTGCCGCGGATCGACGGCTCTGCGGGTGTCAGCGCGGACAAACGGTCTGACCGCTCATCTAGCGGTGCGGGCGGTAGCAGTGACAACGGCGACCGCATGTCCACCATCTACGAACTGGGTGTTGGGCTCACTGCGTTCGAGCTGGACTTGTTCGGGCGTTTGCGTAGTCTGAACGAATCCGCCTTGCAAGACTATCTGGCGAGCGAAGCTGGAGTTCGTGCGACACGTCTGACCCTCGTCGCCGAAGTCGCGAATGCGTACCTCCGGATCGCTGCCGACAGAAGCCTGCTAACGATCGCCAGGGATACCGCGGCGACTGCCGAGCGCAGCGTCGAGCTCACGCGTGCCCGGCTGGCGGGTGGCATTGCCCCCCGCAGCGACTTGCGTCAAGCCGAAACGGTGCTCGCGCAGGCGCAATCCGATTTGGCCAGTCTCA
This window contains:
- a CDS encoding phospholipase, with the translated sequence MDTSAAESSALFTPGRNCAHVARAARATPLVDAESYFSAFARAAEHAHDSIIILAWDFDSRTPLDFDGAGPQPAVLLGDLLNDLVRRRPRLRIYVLIWDYPMIFGTDRETRPIYGLGWKPRRRVHLRYDNTHLAGGSHHQKIVVIDDTVAFCGGLDLTTKRWDTCRHEANDPRRNVEGSPYPPFHDAMIAVDGEAARALGRVARDRWHKATRYVIPAAQSDRDAWPEGLESVFRDVDVAISRTIPKSDAAEGVREVEALYVDMIRAAKHYVYLENQYFTSDTIRAALSERLAEPDPPEIAVVTRRLSHGWLEEATMTALRIHLVKSLREADKAGCFEAYYPHTPGLQEATCIDVHSKIAITDDRWLRIGSANLSNRSMGVDTECDLTVDAGADPEKTAAVRGFRDTLLSEHLGVSPQQLRVELEAQGSMHAAIRRLQCEQRTLRRLEDDDEPAGTAALAAVADPEQPVSLDRLIELFSPDTQKRRSGPQWSRIVPFALLLLALFLAWRYTPLADWFTAERVMGWARASAGVSWSPIVVILAYVPVAFTMFPRPLLTLFAVVAYGPAMGFAVGMAGLVLSGAVAYGTGRAVSRDTVRRIAGKRLNRTSEVLRRRGLTASIAVSIAPVAPFVVVGVVSGAVRLRAWQYLLGIVIGNIPGLLVTTFFGNQIAAALEDPSRINYWLVAAAILVMIALAVVVRRWVQRVEAEDRQARGNSDARRLPAGTAAASAG
- a CDS encoding PEPxxWA-CTERM sorting domain-containing protein is translated as MKSATVAAVIALSFSATPASAVQFLFDTDPFAGSDAPILAGRQIVGGPGLPLSFSTASDVFVFHTGRFGMKTLSLHNDLAPNLPASGVNVVVLRTTDNDADPLTPFGAGNAANLIADQITESAPGVFVYFNSGLNLPRLVFSPDLSDDTADLRILARMANLIGQPDSLAAFSQTNFALVPEPSEWALLLAGLGLVGAAYRRSRRRGP
- a CDS encoding LysR family transcriptional regulator encodes the protein MENFRALNTFVRIVRGGSFSKAARELGISPQAVSNQIRSLERWVGVRLFNRTTRKISLTEEGLRFYTTCVSAIDAIDEGVRNLHEASEEVFGTVRLAAPHGLSWRLVAPLIGRFLTMHPRLSIELIVQNRLPDLVAQGIDVGVLGDPLPESSMVARRFGSVQLVLCATPAYLRKNGTPQRVEDLAHHQCINFRNWITDKVIPWTFKRGDSVLAETVPARFITNDGDSQLQAVLSGAGIAQLSSYRIAPYVRANRLKPLLLGHVSETYGLYVYLPRRKQVPKKARALADFLFEELRIHPDLQIPGGPIRTPRS
- a CDS encoding efflux RND transporter periplasmic adaptor subunit, with the protein product MRSAGRACIVACLAALVLLTACARSEDAAEVTPRAPDAGYVIMKSESVPLVIELAGRTSAYEVSEVRPQVTGIIRERLFTEGSVVRVGQTLYRIDASVYRATEAEAKADLASAEATRDAANVRANRLRPLAEIEAVSQQDYTDAVARAREAEAAIAQIRARLEAVTIDLGNTSVPAPISGRIGRSLVTTGALVTANQAQTLAMIHRLDPMFVDIQQSSADFLALRRALTKGDVVPSSAMVSLTLEDGSAYSESGTLQFAEAMVDPNTGSVVLRARFPNPTGLLLPGMYVRARLSQATVREAILVPQQGVSRDPRGQATVMLVGPDDKAVQRVIEAERTIGDKWLVRSGLRPGDRVITEGLGRIRAGQVVNPVPASAPAARNARAAHAPT
- a CDS encoding efflux RND transporter permease subunit; translated protein: MISRVFIDRPVFAWVIAIVIMLSGVGAIVSLPVEQYPDIAPPTINIRTNYPGASAEALETSVTQIIEQQLTGIDGMIYFSSTSDSAGRVRMTVTFNRGTDPDIAQVQVQNRVQQGLSRLPDQVRQQGISVTKASTDFLLVLAVYDETGLRTRSDVSDYLTSTLQDPLARVPGVGDVNVFGSPYAMRIWLDPFKLSSFQLMPSDVIAAVEAQNTQVAAGQIGEQPALPGQMLNATVIARSRLTTPEEFRSIVVKTKTDGSKVLLQDVARVELGSETYTFASRLNLYPAAGIAIQLAPGADALETAELVKATVERAARSFPEGLSYAYPIDATHFIRLSIREVTKTLIEAIVLVVIVMFLFLQGWRATLIPAVAVPVVLLGTFGVLAAFGFTINTLTLFGLVLSIGLLVDDAIVVVENVERVMHENPEMSAREATIRSMDEIQTALIAIGLVLSAVFLPMAFFGGSVGEIYRQFSITVVSSMLLSVVVALVLTPALTATLLKQNTHAGRQKRSRLVRLASHGGERFNAWFQRSAERYRRGVAAIIHRPAPAMVVYIATTSALVLIFVGLPTSFLPVEDQGRAQIQFTLPPGATQQRTEAVATEIQHYFLTDEKANVSAVYTITGISRAGAGQNAGRGFIALAPWEQREGPENSASAIVQRASRELARLRDARFYALNPPPVRGLGDSSGFEMHLLNSGGLSREEFKARAEQLVEAAQHEPALSAVRLNTLEDVATLQIAIDEEKVGALGLAQRDVDATLTTAWGGNYVNDFVDRGRVKRVYVQGDAPYRSRPEDLASWFVRSADGKMTPFSAFATISWARAPTALARFNGQPAYEIQGEASAGRSSGDAMDRIEALAGQLPGTATAWSGLSYQERVSGGQAPLLYAVSLLVIFLCLAALFESWSIPASVMLVIPLGLVGAAIAVALRGLENDVYFQVGLLTTAGLTAKNAILIVEFADQAQRLGKSAAEAAIAAARLRLRPILMTSFAFIFGVLPLAVSTGAGAQSRIAIGTAVIGGMLTATVLAIFFVPLFYVFVRRWFGGQTKREEVVA
- a CDS encoding efflux transporter outer membrane subunit, with the protein product MRIIVALAMLGGCSLAPQYERPTPAIPPTWPAGDAYMKTTEAMLPKLSYRDIFRAPALQILIERALANNQDLKLALANVAVVRGQLRVQRAQVLPRIDGSAGVSADKRSDRSSSGAGGSSDNGDRMSTIYELGVGLTAFELDLFGRLRSLNESALQDYLASEAGVRATRLTLVAEVANAYLRIAADRSLLTIARDTAATAERSVELTRARLAGGIAPRSDLRQAETVLAQAQSDLASLTTIVAQGRNALELLVGSPVSEAELAPSIESIDGMLAELPTGLDSYILLRRPDVLQAEYQLRSFNALIGAARAAFFPRITLTAATGLTSTALSSLFTAGAFSWTVQPSLLLPIFDGGANQGNLEASIALREAATARYQKTIQTAFREVADALARRGTIDDQFEAQTRLEEAARDNYELANARYRQGVESYLSTLDAQRTLYSARRSLVSTWLVRAESLVELYRTIGGDAV